A portion of the Bifidobacterium lemurum genome contains these proteins:
- a CDS encoding CTP synthase — protein sequence MNELFADAEKAGRCVVGEDDTTRAKLRRRVKSGEAVCPYRTLYARAEYWNGLNAVEKTQHVVASLARRHTQWVFAGLSAAAMLGIDHSWSLHDDGAVTIATQGSCHSVKGYRKLRRIYMPSIPTQEVLYRGQKIHVTTVARTLVDCGLSMPFMFALALFDSAFRRQLVTEDEIVAVCDGKKDACGPVFRLLHYADPLSENGGESLCRAVIIEEGFAIPELQHVFVDPDNPINQYRVDYVWHCPDGRIVVLEYDGVRKYVDGSMTRDRTVAELVSNERSREMGLRRAGVHEIVRVFHHEVVDRTSLVMKLERAEVPHADMRYSLYERQA from the coding sequence ATGAACGAGCTGTTTGCGGATGCCGAAAAGGCCGGACGGTGCGTCGTCGGAGAGGACGACACGACGCGTGCGAAACTCAGGCGCCGGGTGAAGTCGGGCGAGGCGGTGTGCCCGTATCGCACCCTATATGCGCGTGCTGAATATTGGAACGGGCTTAACGCGGTGGAGAAGACGCAGCATGTCGTAGCCTCGTTGGCGAGGCGGCATACCCAGTGGGTCTTCGCCGGTTTGAGCGCTGCGGCGATGTTGGGAATCGACCATTCCTGGTCCCTTCATGATGATGGCGCGGTGACTATAGCCACGCAAGGGTCCTGCCATAGCGTCAAAGGATATCGAAAGCTGCGACGCATATATATGCCATCGATTCCCACACAGGAAGTCCTGTACCGCGGGCAGAAGATTCATGTCACCACCGTGGCGCGCACGTTGGTCGACTGCGGATTATCGATGCCTTTCATGTTCGCGTTGGCGTTGTTCGATTCCGCATTCCGCCGCCAGCTGGTCACGGAAGACGAGATAGTGGCGGTATGCGACGGCAAGAAGGATGCGTGCGGACCGGTGTTCCGTTTGTTGCATTATGCCGATCCGCTCAGCGAAAACGGTGGGGAGTCGTTGTGCAGGGCGGTGATTATCGAGGAGGGGTTTGCGATTCCCGAGCTGCAGCATGTGTTCGTGGATCCGGATAATCCCATAAACCAGTATCGTGTGGATTACGTGTGGCATTGTCCGGATGGGAGAATCGTCGTTCTGGAATACGACGGCGTGCGCAAGTACGTAGACGGCTCGATGACGCGGGACAGAACCGTCGCTGAGCTGGTCTCCAATGAACGCTCTCGGGAGATGGGGTTGCGACGGGCGGGAGTCCATGAGATTGTGCGTGTGTTTCACCATGAGGTGGTCGATCGGACATCACTGGTGATGAAACTTGAGCGGGCGGAGGTTCCGCACGCGGATATGCGGTATTCGTTGTACGAGCGTCAGGCATAG
- a CDS encoding regulatory protein RecX, producing MSADRHASTSRHSSTGRHGFAEPLTCADSGVRRHSARPSVACAGDEVDGLDLDACREAALRLLDAAPRASGALRTRLLDKGYADGIVDEVIERLTRVQLLDDEAYAQSAVRYCAGRMMGRRGTMMELVRKGVSRSMAEHVCAEAESSGVFEESAWELGRSVARKTRGFEPQTRKRRFWSAGGRKGHNPETLRAVAAELFT from the coding sequence ATGTCGGCTGACCGTCATGCGTCGACTAGCCGTCACTCGTCGACCGGCCGCCATGGCTTTGCCGAGCCTCTCACCTGTGCCGATTCGGGTGTGCGGAGACATTCGGCGCGCCCGTCCGTCGCGTGCGCCGGCGACGAGGTGGACGGACTGGATCTCGATGCCTGCCGCGAGGCGGCATTGCGTCTGCTCGACGCGGCTCCCCGCGCGTCGGGTGCGTTGCGTACCCGCCTGCTTGACAAGGGATACGCGGACGGAATCGTCGACGAGGTCATCGAACGGCTCACCCGCGTGCAGCTGCTTGACGACGAAGCCTATGCCCAGTCGGCGGTGCGTTACTGTGCGGGCCGTATGATGGGCCGGCGGGGCACCATGATGGAGCTGGTCCGCAAAGGCGTAAGCCGCTCCATGGCCGAGCATGTCTGCGCCGAAGCCGAATCCAGCGGCGTGTTCGAGGAATCGGCATGGGAATTGGGACGTTCCGTCGCACGTAAAACCCGCGGTTTCGAACCACAAACACGCAAACGCCGCTTCTGGAGCGCAGGGGGTCGCAAAGGCCACAATCCGGAAACCCTACGCGCCGTAGCCGCCGAACTCTTCACCTGA
- the recA gene encoding recombinase RecA: MAQQTKPTVQEATGGNSAKPELDPLRKAALDTALAQVEKNFGKGSAMRLGDRVEQDVEVIPTGSLALDMALGIGGLPRGRIVEIYGPESSGKTTLALHAVANAQRNGGVAAFIDAEHALDPVYARKLGVDTDSLIVSQPDNGEQALEISDMLIRSGALDIIVIDSVAALVPKAEIEGEMGDSHVGLQARLMSQALRKMTGALAQAGTTAIFINQLREKIGVFFGNPETTTGGKALKFYSSVRLDIRRVQTLKNGEEAVGNRTRVKVVKNKMAPPFKSAEFDVLYGEGISREGSVLDMAIQVGVVKKSGSWFTYEGDQLGQGRENVRRFLKDNPAVTEEIENKVKMEFGLIEPTDQFAEDEATKTAAEAAKGGESPAASETNATGSKSSKAAK, from the coding sequence ATGGCACAGCAGACGAAGCCCACCGTGCAGGAGGCAACAGGCGGGAACTCCGCCAAGCCCGAACTCGATCCCCTGCGCAAAGCCGCGCTTGACACCGCGCTGGCGCAGGTGGAGAAGAATTTCGGCAAAGGTTCGGCCATGCGTTTGGGCGATCGCGTCGAACAGGACGTCGAAGTCATCCCCACCGGCTCTCTGGCCCTTGACATGGCCCTCGGCATCGGCGGCCTACCCCGTGGCCGCATCGTGGAGATCTACGGGCCGGAATCCTCCGGCAAAACCACGTTGGCGCTCCACGCGGTCGCCAACGCGCAGCGTAACGGGGGAGTGGCGGCCTTCATCGACGCCGAGCATGCGCTCGATCCGGTGTACGCGCGCAAACTCGGCGTCGACACCGATTCACTGATCGTCTCCCAGCCCGACAACGGCGAACAGGCGTTGGAGATCTCCGATATGCTGATCCGCTCCGGCGCGCTCGACATCATCGTCATCGATTCCGTGGCCGCCTTGGTGCCCAAGGCGGAGATCGAGGGCGAGATGGGCGACAGCCATGTCGGTCTGCAGGCCCGTCTGATGAGCCAGGCGCTGCGCAAAATGACCGGCGCGCTCGCACAGGCCGGCACCACCGCCATCTTCATCAACCAGCTGCGCGAGAAGATCGGCGTGTTCTTCGGCAATCCCGAAACCACCACCGGCGGCAAGGCGCTGAAGTTCTACTCATCCGTGCGTCTCGACATCCGTCGCGTGCAGACCTTGAAGAACGGCGAGGAGGCCGTGGGCAACCGCACGCGCGTCAAGGTGGTCAAGAACAAGATGGCGCCGCCTTTCAAATCCGCCGAATTCGATGTGCTGTACGGCGAGGGCATCTCCCGCGAGGGGTCCGTGCTCGATATGGCCATTCAGGTGGGCGTGGTCAAGAAATCCGGTTCCTGGTTCACCTACGAAGGCGATCAGCTGGGGCAGGGCCGCGAGAACGTGCGCAGGTTCCTCAAGGACAATCCGGCCGTCACCGAGGAGATCGAGAACAAGGTCAAGATGGAGTTCGGGCTGATCGAACCGACCGACCAGTTCGCCGAGGACGAGGCCACCAAGACGGCCGCCGAAGCCGCCAAGGGCGGTGAATCGCCCGCGGCGAGCGAAACGAACGCGACCGGTTCGAAATCGTCGAAGGCCGCGAAGTAG
- a CDS encoding DUF3046 domain-containing protein yields the protein MREREFWELLEEVFGRVYGRSLSRDQRLDRLGGMTVVEALEAGEEPRTIWNVLCDQMEVPDGERWGRDHNAPPMPYASGR from the coding sequence ATGCGGGAACGGGAATTCTGGGAATTGCTCGAAGAGGTGTTCGGGCGTGTCTATGGCCGTAGTCTGTCGCGCGACCAGCGGCTGGACCGTCTGGGCGGCATGACCGTGGTCGAGGCGTTGGAGGCCGGTGAGGAGCCCCGCACGATATGGAACGTGCTGTGCGACCAGATGGAGGTGCCGGACGGCGAGCGGTGGGGCAGGGATCATAACGCACCGCCGATGCCGTATGCTTCCGGACGATAG
- a CDS encoding helix-turn-helix domain-containing protein, which produces METLTRNEQQVEIRAAAPAMVRPGTARMRELTPAQRRAVMFAQQQVIKARAAKKAKDERQAALTRMWQEEDADVKPRSTARVREESKANERLSLREAIGQVLRDLRTRDHKTLREVSEKAGVSLGYLSEVERGQKEASSELLTSISEALGVSTAQMLRMVADHLEEAGA; this is translated from the coding sequence ATGGAGACGCTGACCCGCAACGAACAGCAAGTGGAGATTCGCGCCGCGGCGCCGGCTATGGTGCGTCCGGGCACCGCGCGCATGCGCGAGCTGACCCCGGCCCAGCGCCGCGCGGTGATGTTCGCGCAACAGCAGGTGATCAAGGCGCGCGCCGCCAAGAAGGCCAAGGACGAACGCCAGGCGGCGCTCACTCGGATGTGGCAGGAGGAGGACGCCGACGTCAAGCCGCGCTCCACCGCGCGAGTCCGTGAGGAATCCAAAGCGAACGAGCGGTTGTCGCTGCGCGAGGCCATCGGTCAGGTGCTGCGCGACCTGCGCACGCGCGACCATAAGACCCTGCGCGAGGTCAGCGAGAAGGCCGGCGTGTCGCTGGGATACCTCTCCGAGGTGGAACGTGGGCAGAAGGAGGCCAGCTCCGAGCTGCTCACCTCCATCTCCGAAGCGCTGGGCGTGAGCACCGCGCAGATGCTGCGCATGGTCGCCGACCATCTCGAAGAGGCCGGCGCGTAA
- a CDS encoding CinA family protein, which translates to MTRRNDACAAPSSDDESGPAMAETACVGERGRSSSDEEKATRERCDALAARVLAYCEERRLKIACAESLTGGLLSDAFVRIPGASNVLLGSAVTYDINAKASILGVDGSLLEREGAVHPDVAKQMAEGAARLYAQPQYGDRVIGLATTGVAGPGPDGDKPAGLVYIGVSLPSCACDGRDERRAEAVELRLCGTREEVRRLSVARVLENLSQLLAIFQE; encoded by the coding sequence ATGACTCGACGGAACGACGCGTGCGCGGCCCCCTCATCCGACGACGAGTCCGGTCCGGCCATGGCCGAAACGGCATGCGTCGGTGAAAGGGGCCGTTCGTCCTCGGACGAGGAGAAGGCGACTCGGGAACGATGCGACGCGCTCGCGGCCCGTGTGCTGGCGTATTGCGAGGAGCGCAGGCTGAAGATCGCCTGCGCCGAATCGCTTACCGGGGGATTGCTGTCCGACGCGTTCGTGCGGATTCCCGGCGCCTCGAACGTGCTGCTGGGGTCGGCGGTCACCTACGACATCAATGCCAAGGCCTCCATACTCGGTGTGGACGGCTCGTTGCTTGAACGCGAGGGCGCGGTGCATCCCGATGTGGCGAAGCAGATGGCCGAGGGCGCGGCGCGGCTGTACGCGCAGCCGCAATACGGCGACCGGGTGATCGGCCTGGCCACCACCGGCGTCGCGGGCCCCGGTCCGGACGGCGACAAACCGGCCGGACTGGTGTATATCGGCGTTTCGCTGCCATCCTGCGCGTGCGACGGGCGCGATGAGCGCCGCGCCGAAGCCGTCGAACTGCGGTTATGCGGCACTCGCGAGGAGGTCCGTCGCCTGAGCGTCGCACGCGTTTTGGAAAACTTGAGCCAACTCCTAGCAATTTTTCAGGAATAA
- the pgsA gene encoding CDP-diacylglycerol--glycerol-3-phosphate 3-phosphatidyltransferase: protein MTETQTSKKSSLLDGWNAPPNLVTYSRIVLVVVFLVLAALAGPWGADNLTMRWVAAVLFIIAASTDKIDGWMARKYHMVTELGKLMDPIADKLLTCGALILASIFGELGWWVTILFLVREIGITVMRFFVIDTGGKVIAAEWPGKLKTVFQCVGLSMLLLPMWSLDAGQTTPMWMSVYYFLTYAMIYVALVLCLYSGGVYLYNTFAGGRKQQSAGEAES, encoded by the coding sequence ATGACTGAGACTCAAACATCCAAGAAATCGTCGCTGCTGGACGGATGGAACGCCCCTCCGAATCTGGTCACCTACTCGCGCATCGTGCTGGTGGTGGTGTTTCTTGTGCTGGCGGCGCTCGCCGGCCCGTGGGGCGCGGACAATCTGACGATGCGTTGGGTCGCCGCCGTGCTGTTCATCATCGCCGCCTCCACCGATAAGATCGACGGCTGGATGGCCCGCAAATACCATATGGTCACCGAGCTGGGCAAACTGATGGATCCGATCGCCGACAAACTGCTCACCTGCGGCGCGCTGATCCTCGCCTCCATATTCGGCGAACTCGGCTGGTGGGTGACCATCCTGTTCCTCGTGCGCGAGATCGGCATCACCGTGATGCGCTTCTTCGTCATCGACACCGGCGGCAAGGTGATCGCCGCCGAATGGCCCGGCAAACTGAAAACCGTGTTCCAGTGCGTCGGCTTGTCGATGCTGCTGCTGCCGATGTGGTCGCTGGACGCCGGGCAGACGACTCCGATGTGGATGAGCGTCTACTATTTCCTCACCTACGCGATGATCTACGTGGCGTTGGTGCTGTGCCTGTATTCGGGCGGCGTCTACCTGTACAACACCTTTGCCGGCGGCAGGAAGCAGCAGTCCGCCGGCGAGGCCGAATCCTGA